The genomic stretch TATATATACACATAAATTTTTATGGTTGAATCACTCAATCACTTAACAAAATATCACCAATTCATTAAATAAACAAGAATTTATAAGAGAAATGGGTTCAATCGAAAAGCTCGAGGCCGATGTCGAGCTTAAGAGTGAATCAATCAAGGTTTGGGGAGCCGTAAAAGACTCCCCAAACTTTTTTCCTAAGGCTATGCCTCACCATTACAAGAGCATTGAGATTGTTGAAGGTGCTGATCACGTTGTTGGGTCCGTTCGACTCGTCACATATGCTGATGGTATACTTTATTTTCGTCTTATAACTTGTTCTATTATTAACCTAACAACTAACATTACTATTATCTGTCTTGAATTTACACGACATTATCTCGTACTAAGGATGTTTTATAATAGCAGACACTCTTTACCCACTTCTCCGACTGAAAAGACGATAAAGTGCTATCATATACTTTGTATTAGACGATTATGTTCGAAATAAAAGATAACAAAAACGATAAAAACTTTCATTTTGAAACGATCAACTCTAAATTAAGCTGACATGTTTATTAACTAACCTTGTTCGATTATTAACAACAGGTCAACAACTAACATTATCTGTCTTGAATATACACGTACGACATTATAACTTTCATTTTGAAATGATCAACTCTAATTAAATTAAGCTGACATATTTATTAACTAACCTTGTTCGATTATTAACAACAACTAACATTACCTGTCTTGAATACACACATACGACATTATCCCTTACTAAGGttgttttaatttttaattaCCCTAAAGCGATAAAAACTTTCATTTTGAAATGATCGACTCTAAATTAAACTAACACGTTTATTAACCAACCTTTGGAAAACAATGTAGGGAACCCAATTAAGACGACGAAAGAGAAGATTGACGTGGTGGACGATGAGAAGAAGACACTAGCATACTCGGTGGTCGATGGCGAGGGAATAACCCATTACAAGAGCTTCAAGGCACAAGTTGTGGTGGAAGAAAAGGGAGAAGGAAGCTTGGTGAAATGGACATGTGAGTATGAGAAGATCAAGGAGGATGAGGAACTTCCTATTAGTCCTGAAAATTTGAAGGAATTTGCTATTGCTACCTTTAAGGAGCTTGATGATTTTCTCCTTAAGGCTAATTAATTGATTATTAATCCGACTCAACAGGTTGTTTACACTTGTATTCTTCTGTGAGGGGAGTATTCCAGTTCAACGTAAACAATCTGTTGAGTAAGAGAAAGTAATTAATTAAGAATCACTTCTATTATATCATCCTCAAGCTTTAGCTTGATAATAAATTTGGCACACACCATTTCAATTTCAGAATTGTAGGGCTCTTATCTATGTAATGTCCTTTATTTATGCAAGAGAATTTATATAATTGAGTCTCGTGTTTGATATTTTATATCGATAATCTATTAagtaaacacaaattcttgtatAAGGCAAAAATAATTTCAAGGCAAATCACTAAATTAGCATTAGTGAAGAACAATTGCTTTTTAGTCGATAATGAAAGAAATATCAATAACGATGAAAATAGACGAAAATAGATATCCAGGCCACCTCTATCTTAATTAATCACTTCGTCGACATAATCTCGATAATTACGAAGAACAATtcaaatattattattatgaaaaacAATTCAAAATCCAAATATTATTATCCGACACTAATTAAGACACTTTAATTAATACTAAATCCAGTACATGTCTTCTAATTAATACTCCGTACTTAAATCCAGTACATGTCTTCATAGGACTTGACTAATTAAATTCCGCAAATTGTACTATGAAACCCTAGTATGGTGCGATAACATaaaaaatgaccattttatggcAAAAAGTAaatattttatctttaaaaaatGACCAATTTTAAAAACGGTCACATTTTATCATAAACTGACTAATATTTGTCATAAATGGTTACTTTTTATCTGTCGCACTATACACGATCGCACTCGATAACTACTAATTGAACTTTGTAAGTGGATGATTGGGAAACATAGGGAAGTAATGAAAGGGTACAGAAATAGGCAACCTACCTCCAAAACCATTTGATGATGGTATTAAATAATTGCCAACATTTTCTGGCCCTTGATCAATCACATAGTTGGGCTCCATATTGTAACCAAAGTTGCAACCACCCTCATTATGATCAACAAACGGACCGGCCGGTTCAAACCCAGCAAATTGATTGAACATGCCCATGCCCAGGCCTAGGCCCATGCCTATGCCGGGCTCCTGAGGAGCGAGACGAGAATTATTGTTATTACCATTATCGTCAGCAATCATCATCCTCGAGGCTGAGGGTACCAAAGCATTAATACTTTGAATAATCGCGTTATTATTCTTAATAACCGCGATTTTTTCCTTAACACTATCAAGTTTATGATCCAAATGAGAAAGCAATTCCATAAGTTGTTCAACACTAAATTGTGAGATGGCAACCCTAGCATTTTTATGCCTAAGCTTAGACAATTCTTGGTCCGCCTTACGCTTCCTCTCTTGAAACATATCTTTTAAGTCGAGCGATCTTTTGCTCCTCTCATCGGCCTTAGTGGAGGCCAAGTAACGATCGATTAATTCTCGAGCCAACTTAGGGTCCATGGCTCGAGCCAAATCGATACGACTTGGTTCATTTCCCTTGAAGGTATAGACTTCAGGGAGTAGAGATTGCGAATTGTCACCTACCTTATTATTATAAGGGTATATAATTACACAAACGGGTAAATTACATAATATCGAAAATTCATGTGCTTTCTTAAGTAAACCTTTCTTTCTCTTTTGAAAAGTTACCTCCCTTTTACGGTCCTTCTTTATAAACTCCATTGCTATTCTTGCCCTACCCATCTTAATTAATTTTTTGAGAGAAAGAGATGAAAAAATGAGAAtaaatttgtggaatgattaagatAATTACTGTATTTATTTGAACATtaatatattttaatattttaattatatttagtGTATTTTCCAGCGCAAAGGATAATTTGATTGATACATAATTATGGAAGTGTTAGTCATGCATTAAGGAAAGTATATCAGCAAATTATATTACGGAAAAATATTGACAACTGTGAAAATATCGATTTTATTGGGTTTAGATAATATAAAATATCGATTTGATTGCGTTTAGACAATATTATTTATCCACACGGTCAATTTAATTGCGGATTTAGAAGTCGCATTTGTGTGAAACAGACTCATAGAAGATATCGAGATGACGAGGATATACCATATAACGGAGTAACGGACCTTTATCTTATCAATCTTACCATATTAAGGTTATTAACATTTTTAAAAAAACCGATTAAACAACAACTCTTTAAGCAACGAGAAGTCGAGAACACACCTCTACTCGAGTTTTTGTTTGAGGTACGTAGGCATCAACAAGGCTgtagaaaaaacgaaaaaaaaaaagataaaagtgAAGATTACACATCTATTAATTAAAGTTGTATACAATATTTGTATTCGATCTTACAATTAATTTGGCGCGAATAATGCTAATTGCGAAAAAATGGAC from Silene latifolia isolate original U9 population chromosome 2, ASM4854445v1, whole genome shotgun sequence encodes the following:
- the LOC141644261 gene encoding MLP-like protein 423, with the translated sequence MGSIEKLEADVELKSESIKVWGAVKDSPNFFPKAMPHHYKSIEIVEGADHVVGSVRLVTYADGNPIKTTKEKIDVVDDEKKTLAYSVVDGEGITHYKSFKAQVVVEEKGEGSLVKWTCEYEKIKEDEELPISPENLKEFAIATFKELDDFLLKAN